One window of the Candidatus Neomarinimicrobiota bacterium genome contains the following:
- a CDS encoding pyrophosphate--fructose-6-phosphate 1-phosphotransferase, whose translation MTRGGIRIAFLTSGGLAPCLSASIGALIQRYVELDPDCDMMGYLHGYRGLLLGQSITISEVVRENADILKKYGGSPIGNSRVNLTNVEDCVERGFVKEGEDPFQVAADQLMDDGVTILHTIGGDDTNTVAAQLSAFLAENQYDLTVVGLPKTVDNDIHPITQSLGALTAAEQGAIFFENIVNENTSRTRQLIVHEIMGRQSGWLTAATAREYRSRLERKPFLPELLLTKERWDIDAVYIPESPLDLEAESERLRQMMDRKDGVNIFLSEGAATETIVEDLEAEGKDVKRDSFGHVALDHLNPGEWFSKKFAEKIGAEKVLVQKSGYFARSAIPNEKDLDLIEKTAGMAAHYALNGKGGVVGLDQENNDELSLIGFSRIEGGKRFDFKAAWFRDLLREIGQS comes from the coding sequence ATGACCAGAGGAGGGATAAGAATTGCGTTCTTGACGTCGGGCGGTCTGGCTCCCTGCCTATCCGCGTCCATAGGCGCCTTGATTCAACGGTACGTTGAGCTGGATCCCGACTGCGACATGATGGGTTATCTTCATGGATACCGGGGGCTGCTCCTGGGTCAGAGCATCACCATCTCGGAAGTGGTTCGGGAAAACGCAGATATTCTCAAAAAATACGGAGGGAGTCCCATCGGAAACAGTCGGGTTAATTTGACGAATGTGGAGGACTGCGTTGAGAGAGGGTTCGTGAAAGAAGGGGAGGATCCATTCCAGGTTGCGGCAGATCAACTCATGGATGACGGCGTTACGATTCTGCATACTATAGGGGGAGACGACACCAACACAGTGGCGGCTCAGCTTTCGGCCTTCCTGGCTGAGAATCAATATGACCTTACTGTCGTGGGACTCCCGAAAACAGTGGATAACGACATCCATCCCATAACTCAGTCCCTTGGGGCCCTGACGGCGGCGGAACAGGGCGCCATATTTTTTGAGAACATTGTGAATGAAAACACCAGCCGGACGAGGCAGCTCATCGTCCACGAAATCATGGGGCGCCAATCAGGATGGCTCACCGCGGCAACGGCCCGGGAGTATCGCTCGAGACTGGAAAGAAAGCCGTTCCTGCCGGAGCTCCTGTTGACGAAAGAACGGTGGGACATTGACGCAGTCTATATTCCTGAGTCGCCTCTGGATCTGGAAGCTGAGTCGGAACGACTCAGACAGATGATGGACAGAAAGGATGGTGTGAATATCTTTCTCAGCGAAGGGGCGGCAACCGAAACGATTGTGGAGGATCTTGAGGCTGAGGGGAAAGACGTGAAGAGAGATTCTTTCGGCCATGTGGCCCTCGACCACCTCAATCCGGGAGAATGGTTCTCAAAGAAGTTCGCAGAAAAAATTGGGGCGGAAAAGGTATTGGTGCAGAAAAGTGGATACTTTGCGAGATCTGCCATACCCAATGAAAAGGATCTCGATCTCATCGAAAAGACGGCAGGGATGGCGGCTCACTACGCCCTGAACGGTAAAGGTGGCGTCGTGGGACTGGACCAGGAGAATAATGATGAACTCAGCCTCATCGGTTTTTCAAGAATCGAGGGGGGAAAGCGCTTCGATTTCAAGGCCGCCTGGTTTCGTGATCTGCTCCGGGAGATCGGTCAGTCATAG
- a CDS encoding hydrogenase iron-sulfur subunit, which translates to MGGQRSPQHDGSNTRFWRVPLDVDKMERLEIRPERLQLEWISAAEGQKWAKTMKELEEMRSRVTQEEVTHTMKVLKEERLKSKARQETEELKKKVRRESPVEAMA; encoded by the coding sequence CTGGGTGGACAGAGATCACCGCAACATGATGGGAGCAACACGAGATTCTGGCGTGTACCATTAGATGTGGACAAAATGGAAAGACTGGAAATCAGGCCGGAGCGACTTCAACTGGAATGGATCAGTGCAGCAGAGGGTCAGAAGTGGGCCAAGACCATGAAGGAACTGGAAGAGATGCGAAGCCGAGTGACACAAGAGGAGGTTACCCATACCATGAAAGTCCTAAAAGAGGAAAGGCTCAAGTCAAAGGCGAGGCAGGAAACCGAAGAGTTGAAGAAAAAGGTACGCAGAGAATCACCTGTAGAGGCCATGGCGTGA
- a CDS encoding SagB/ThcOx family dehydrogenase: MSPTLGLPPPSTSSQQSLESTLTRRKSVRNFKDDPLSLAEVSQLLWAAQGMTHDQEHRTSPSAGALYPLEIYFVAGDVHDLAAGVYRYRPDHHELETVIEGDRRSSLRNAALNQDFLQECPAVMVISAVYERTTWKYGKRGERYIYMEVGHVAQNVSLQAVSLNLGTVVVGAFDDERVREIVNMPDDEKPLCLMPLGKPVS, from the coding sequence TTGAGTCCCACACTGGGATTGCCCCCGCCGTCTACGAGCAGCCAGCAGTCTCTCGAAAGTACCCTCACAAGAAGAAAATCGGTAAGGAACTTCAAGGACGATCCACTTTCCCTTGCCGAAGTGTCACAGCTTCTCTGGGCCGCTCAGGGGATGACCCATGACCAAGAGCATCGAACATCGCCATCAGCGGGGGCGCTTTACCCACTTGAGATTTATTTTGTCGCGGGAGATGTTCATGACCTCGCCGCGGGTGTTTACCGATACCGTCCGGATCATCACGAACTGGAAACAGTGATCGAGGGAGACAGGCGGTCATCTCTCCGCAACGCAGCCTTGAACCAGGATTTCCTTCAGGAATGCCCGGCAGTTATGGTGATTTCAGCAGTTTACGAAAGGACAACCTGGAAGTACGGGAAGCGGGGGGAAAGATACATCTACATGGAAGTGGGCCATGTGGCTCAGAATGTTTCACTCCAGGCCGTATCTCTCAATCTGGGAACTGTTGTGGTGGGGGCGTTTGATGATGAGCGGGTGAGAGAGATTGTGAATATGCCCGATGACGAGAAACCCCTCTGTCTGATGCCACTGGGAAAGCCAGTTTCCTGA
- a CDS encoding citrate (Si)-synthase: MSILQTILEEKVPLWRKEKKDILTKYGKEVISEVTVSQAYGGMRGIKGMICDTSVVEPDKGLIVRGHPLLQIKEIWPEEVFHLLVTGEMPDEEAKRDLQEQLAERSDVPSYVWDVLRAMPKDSHPMCMLDTGILVMERQSAFRKAYDEEMKKTEYWVAMLEDAFRLLGALPGIAAGVYRIRFSKGDIIPYDKSLDWGANFARMLGIDDPTGNFAKLIRLYLTLHCDHEGGNVSANTCHTVGSVLSDPFYAVSAGLNGLAGPLHGLANQECLKWILELMEKFNGIPTEEQVSEMAFHTLRAGKVIPGYGHAVLRVTDPRFTGLNDFGHTHLPDDPVFRTVDTVFRVVPGVLEEYSKERVAAGKSPIANFWPNVDAGSGALLYHYGVKEFEYYTVFFSVSRAMGMLAQLIVNRALGTPITRPKSVSAQWVNANV, encoded by the coding sequence ATGTCGATCTTACAGACTATACTCGAAGAGAAAGTCCCCCTATGGCGTAAAGAGAAGAAGGACATTCTTACAAAGTATGGAAAGGAGGTGATTTCTGAAGTCACCGTGTCGCAGGCCTATGGTGGTATGCGGGGAATTAAGGGTATGATATGTGATACCTCCGTGGTTGAGCCCGACAAAGGCTTGATCGTTCGTGGTCACCCGCTTCTTCAGATCAAGGAGATTTGGCCGGAGGAGGTGTTCCATCTTCTTGTGACAGGGGAGATGCCCGATGAGGAGGCGAAGAGGGATCTTCAGGAACAGCTGGCCGAAAGAAGCGATGTCCCCTCGTATGTCTGGGATGTTCTCAGGGCGATGCCGAAGGATTCCCATCCCATGTGCATGTTGGATACAGGGATTCTCGTGATGGAACGCCAGTCTGCCTTTCGCAAGGCCTATGATGAGGAAATGAAAAAAACCGAATACTGGGTAGCGATGCTGGAAGACGCTTTCAGACTTCTCGGCGCGTTACCCGGAATTGCCGCGGGAGTGTACCGCATCAGGTTTAGCAAGGGTGACATCATTCCTTATGACAAGAGCCTCGACTGGGGCGCGAATTTCGCACGGATGCTCGGAATCGACGATCCCACGGGGAACTTTGCAAAATTGATACGTCTTTATCTCACCCTCCATTGCGATCATGAAGGTGGGAATGTCAGCGCCAATACCTGTCACACGGTGGGCTCGGTTCTTTCGGATCCCTTCTACGCAGTTTCGGCGGGTCTCAATGGTCTGGCGGGTCCCCTCCATGGACTTGCAAATCAAGAGTGCCTGAAATGGATCCTGGAACTGATGGAAAAATTCAATGGCATACCCACGGAAGAACAGGTGAGTGAGATGGCCTTCCATACTTTGCGTGCCGGAAAAGTGATACCGGGGTACGGTCATGCCGTGTTGCGTGTCACCGATCCCCGGTTTACAGGACTCAACGACTTCGGCCACACGCATTTGCCCGATGATCCGGTGTTCCGAACGGTTGACACTGTGTTTAGAGTAGTACCCGGGGTGCTTGAGGAATACTCCAAAGAGCGCGTGGCTGCCGGTAAGTCCCCCATTGCCAATTTCTGGCCCAATGTTGACGCCGGATCCGGTGCGCTTCTTTATCATTACGGAGTAAAAGAGTTTGAATACTATACTGTATTCTTCAGTGTCTCCCGTGCCATGGGGATGCTCGCCCAGTTGATCGTAAACAGAGCTCTCGGTACCCCCATCACTCGACCCAAGTCCGTATCCGCCCAGTGGGTCAACGCAAACGTCTGA
- a CDS encoding universal stress protein, with the protein MAETYTIRKILVTTDFSDYSKYAFTHAVAIAEKFKAELVVIHVIQPTITPADYAWVAPPTTLQSEHEKNCRESLEKLVSEVIPEGIKVDTLLAHGAPLREIIDTVRKKKIDLIVMATHGLGGLSHVLFGSTSEKVVRKSPCPVLTVRHPEHKFEMP; encoded by the coding sequence ATGGCTGAAACATATACCATCAGGAAAATCCTGGTCACCACAGATTTCTCCGACTATTCCAAATATGCATTCACGCACGCTGTCGCCATTGCGGAAAAATTCAAAGCCGAACTTGTAGTGATTCATGTGATCCAACCAACTATTACGCCGGCCGATTACGCGTGGGTCGCTCCACCGACGACCCTTCAATCCGAGCACGAGAAAAACTGCCGTGAATCGCTGGAAAAACTTGTCAGTGAAGTGATTCCCGAAGGAATCAAGGTGGATACGCTTCTGGCGCACGGGGCGCCCCTTCGCGAGATAATTGACACGGTGAGAAAGAAGAAGATCGACCTCATCGTTATGGCCACGCACGGTCTCGGAGGATTGAGCCACGTGCTGTTCGGCAGCACCAGTGAAAAAGTGGTCCGGAAATCGCCGTGTCCCGTGCTCACCGTTCGACACCCTGAACACAAGTTTGAGATGCCCTAG
- a CDS encoding porin has translation MKFTTILMFISLFAPLKGLGETKQQKLSLAWFGFSQITMEAGDGLAKMADKSDNGLRFGADRVRFGFRGRYGNTFSKLQVDFNRNDISQVTAGMPEIIKDAEVGYTFGHVTSFKVGMYKTPMGMDFNTSGTKLDITKRGMEKALVLERSLGAMVSGREIGPGFGYDLGFFNPSTRSMAVDGGTAGDEYSYAFRGHYDRGKTIHAETSYGLSKAAGGAGTEDYSAWDAAASYKSGQITLKSEYIAGKNIGGVDEDNQQVWFFHVGYQVTPMFEPVIRYYQGNTKPGGGNLSNTFVGLNVFLNPLERHTARIQLNYVVTGGNKDAWTGLGGVKDDTFLGQVQFAF, from the coding sequence ATGAAGTTCACAACAATACTCATGTTCATTTCGCTGTTCGCGCCTCTCAAGGGACTCGGGGAAACCAAGCAACAGAAGCTGTCACTCGCGTGGTTTGGCTTTTCTCAGATCACCATGGAAGCGGGTGACGGACTGGCGAAAATGGCAGATAAGAGCGATAACGGTTTAAGATTTGGTGCGGACCGGGTCCGTTTCGGTTTCAGGGGCAGATATGGCAATACGTTCAGTAAACTGCAGGTGGACTTTAACCGAAATGATATTTCTCAGGTGACTGCTGGTATGCCAGAAATCATCAAAGATGCAGAAGTTGGGTATACATTTGGTCATGTCACATCTTTCAAAGTTGGCATGTACAAAACCCCCATGGGCATGGACTTCAACACTTCCGGCACCAAGCTGGATATCACAAAGCGTGGTATGGAAAAGGCGCTTGTTCTCGAACGTTCTCTCGGTGCGATGGTGAGCGGGCGAGAGATTGGCCCCGGTTTTGGCTACGATCTGGGATTCTTCAACCCGTCGACCCGCAGCATGGCGGTAGATGGTGGCACGGCGGGCGATGAGTACAGCTATGCCTTCCGGGGACACTACGATAGAGGAAAAACCATCCATGCTGAGACTTCCTACGGCTTGAGTAAGGCCGCGGGTGGCGCAGGAACTGAGGATTACAGTGCCTGGGATGCCGCAGCCTCCTACAAAAGTGGACAGATCACATTAAAAAGTGAATACATCGCTGGGAAGAATATTGGGGGTGTTGATGAAGACAATCAGCAGGTCTGGTTCTTTCACGTTGGGTACCAAGTCACGCCCATGTTTGAACCGGTGATCAGGTACTACCAAGGGAATACCAAACCTGGCGGCGGCAACTTGAGCAACACTTTTGTAGGTCTGAATGTGTTCCTGAATCCGCTAGAGAGACATACCGCGCGTATTCAGCTGAACTACGTAGTGACAGGTGGAAACAAAGACGCCTGGACAGGCCTGGGCGGTGTCAAGGACGATACTTTCTTGGGCCAGGTTCAATTTGCCTTCTAG